The Streptomyces sp. R28 region CCCGAGGTCGATGACGGGATTCGAACCCGCACGAGGGGCGTGCCCCCACCAGTTCCCGAAGTATCCGCTGCCTGCGCACCGGACACCCACCTTGAGCTGCGCCTCCCGAGATCAGGTCGGCAGCGGCATGGGATTCTTTTTCGAGAAGAAGTAGCCGCAGCCCGCGCACCGGGAGGTGCATGAAGTTGTGGTGTCCAGAGTTCAGGTCGGCGGAACCGACATTAGGTGCTCTGCCACTGAGCTACACCGGCTCGTGGAACCGGTGGCGGGATTCGAACCCGCGGCCTCCCCATTAAGAGTGGAAGTAGGTCCTGCCTTCGCACCTGGACGTTCATCACTCTAAGAGGGGTGCCGCGGGACGGGCGAGCGAATTAATTACCCGCGCTTCTGCCGCTTCCAGGGCCCGGTGATGGCCAGCATGATGCCCGGCGTCTGGATGTTGGCGTACAGCGTCCGGCCGTCGCAGGAGAAGGTGACGCCGGTGAACTCGCTGTATTCCGGCTCCGCTTCGGTACCGATGTTCAGCTCGTTGCGGGCGATCGGGTACGTGCGGCCGCTGTCGGTGGCGCCGAACAGGTGCTGGATGCCTTCGCCGTCCTCGGCGATGACCAGGCCGCCGTACGGGGAGACGGTGATGTTGTCGGGGCCGTCGAAGGCGCCGTCCTTGGCCGGGTCGGGGTTGACGCCGAGGAGGACCTTCAGGGTGAGGGTGCGGCGCTTGGGGTCGTAGAACCAGACCTGGCCGTCGTGCTGGACGGGGCTCTCGGCACGGGCGAAGGAGGAGACGATGTAGGTGCCGCCGTCGCCCCACCACATGCCCTCCAGCTTGCGGGCGCGGGTGATCTCACCGTCGGCGAACTGCTTGCGCACCGGCGTGGTCCGCGCGTCGCGGTCGGGGACGTCCACCCAGTCGACGCCGTAGACCGTGCCGATCTTCGTGGCGCGGGAGAGGTCGTCGACGAACTTGCCGCCGGAGTCGAAGCACTTGGGCGCCTGGAGGACACCGGCGTCGTCGGCGAGCGTGCGGAACTTGCCGCGGCCGTACGCGAAGCCCTTCGGCGGGGTCCAGCGGTAGAACAGGCCGTTGGGCGAGGCGGCGTCCTCGGTGAGGTAGGCGTGGCCGCGCTTGGGGTCGATGACGACGGCCTCGTGGTCGTAGCGGCCGAAGAACTTCAGGGGCTTGGGGTCGCGGTTGGCGCGCCGGTCGATGGGGTCGACCTCGAAGACGTAGCCGTGGTCCTTGGTCATGCCGTTGGTGCCGGCCCGGTCGGAGTTCTCCTCGCAGGTGAGCCAGGTGCCCCAAGGCGTCCTGCCGCCCGCACAGTTGGTGGAGGTGCCCGCGATGCCGACCCATTCGGCGACCTGGCCGCCGGGGCGGACCTCGACGACGGTGCAGCCGCCGGCCGCGGCGGGGTCATAGACGAGGCCCTCGGTGAGCGGGACCGGGTACTGCCACTTGGCGCGCGGGCCCTTCAGCTCGTGGTTGTTGACGAGGAGGGTGGTGCCGCGCGGGCCGTCGAAGGTGGCCGTGCCGTCGTGGTTGGAGGGGGTGTACTCGCCCGACTCCAGCTTCGTCCTGCCGCTGTAGGTGATGACCCGGTACTCGAACCCGGCGGGCAGCGCGAGGATGCCCTCGGGATCGGGGATCAGCGGTCCGTACCCGACACCGCCGCCGTGGGCGTCCGCGGAGTCCTCGCTCGCGGTCTCGGACTCCGTGGACGCGAGCGCGTTCGGTGCGGTGGCCAGCACGCCGGCGCTGCCCGCCAGTGCGACACCGGCACCGGTGATCGCGGATTTCCTGGCGAAGTCCCTGCGGGTGAGCGACATGGTGTCTCCTGTGACAGTGGGTGTGCCGTGGGAGGTGGCGGACTCCGGAACGGCGCCACGGTCCCGCCCACGTCTGAACTCCGGTTGAACGCCAGACGTCCTCAGGGCACTCGCTTCCATGAATCAACGCCGGGGGCGGCAACGCCCTCAGGGGCGCGGGGCTGTGTCGACATGCGGCTCCGCCGCGTGGGCGCGAGCAACCACAACGAACCCACACCCGCACCCGCACCCGCACCCGCACCCGCACCCGCACCCGCACCCGCGAGACAAGCTCAGCCCCCGTGTTGCGACCGCGCCTTGAACGCAGCCTTCCGCGCTTCCTTCGCGATCTTCTTGTCCGGATGCAGCCGCCCCATCGCCTCCAGCACATCCGCGGTGGCCGGGTGATCGACCCGCCAAGCCGCCGCGAAGAACGAACTGTGCTGCGCGGCCAGCCCCTCCACCAGCGCCGTCAGCTCGTCGGAGTTCCCCTCGGCCGCCAGCTGGGCGGCAAGGGTGTCGACGGTCAGCCAGAACACCAGATCCTGGGACGGCGCGGGTACGTCGGCGAACCCGGCCTCGGTCAGCCACACCCGGGCCAGCCCGCCCAGCTCCGGATCGTCGAGGACCTCCCGCAGCGCGGGCTCGGCCTCCGCGCCCACCAGGGACAGCGCCTGCTGGCAGCGCAGCCGCCGCAGCGGCGCCCCGGCGTCC contains the following coding sequences:
- a CDS encoding alkaline phosphatase PhoX gives rise to the protein MSLTRRDFARKSAITGAGVALAGSAGVLATAPNALASTESETASEDSADAHGGGVGYGPLIPDPEGILALPAGFEYRVITYSGRTKLESGEYTPSNHDGTATFDGPRGTTLLVNNHELKGPRAKWQYPVPLTEGLVYDPAAAGGCTVVEVRPGGQVAEWVGIAGTSTNCAGGRTPWGTWLTCEENSDRAGTNGMTKDHGYVFEVDPIDRRANRDPKPLKFFGRYDHEAVVIDPKRGHAYLTEDAASPNGLFYRWTPPKGFAYGRGKFRTLADDAGVLQAPKCFDSGGKFVDDLSRATKIGTVYGVDWVDVPDRDARTTPVRKQFADGEITRARKLEGMWWGDGGTYIVSSFARAESPVQHDGQVWFYDPKRRTLTLKVLLGVNPDPAKDGAFDGPDNITVSPYGGLVIAEDGEGIQHLFGATDSGRTYPIARNELNIGTEAEPEYSEFTGVTFSCDGRTLYANIQTPGIMLAITGPWKRQKRG